The sequence below is a genomic window from Deltaproteobacteria bacterium.
ACGCTTTCGCCGGCTCTATCTCCAACTGGCTCCGGTCGCGGCCGAAAAAATCATACCGTCGCTGGATCTTTTGATGCTCATCAATGAAAACAACTGGGAGCGGACCTATTTTGAAAAAGAGGGCGACGGGCTTACGATTTACCTTCTCGACACGGAGAACCGGGTTCTGAGGCAGCTGGCTATACCGCCCCAATTGCTTCACGCTATGGGTGAAAGCCAGGTCGAATTCGACGAATCGCTTGACAGCCTGCCCCAGTTCTCGAATCGGATATACCCGGCCGCCACTTTTTTTAACGCCCTCAACAGCCTCAAGAGCGATCTGCGCCGGGAGGCCATACCACAACCCGACCGGCTGCTGCGTTCCTCCGGGAAAATTGTCAGGGTGGGCATATCCCGTCGGCCCACGTTCGGCTATGTCGAACTGGGATTTGAAATAGAGGATGCCGAACGGCATGCCGTTGTTCTGATGAACGGTAATGAGAGAGCTGTCCGGCAGTTGCAGTCCAGGCTGGAAAAAAGAACCATGGGGCAGCACAACAACGAAGCCCGGTAATGAAACGTGAAAGGTGAGACGTAAAACGTGAAGGGTGAGACGTGAGCCGTAAGGTGCAAGGGGTCTTCAGAGCTCCGGACACCCTGCGCCCTGCGCCGTAAACCGTATACCGCAAACCTTATACCCTGTACCGTGAAACGTGAAACGAGCAGCACGCCTAACGTCTTACGTCCAACGGTTTTTTGAACACATACCGAACACCGAACATCTATGACCAAAACGACCAAAATACTGCGAATCCTGACGACGCTTTTTTATCTGTCCGCTTTCACCGCCGGCATCGGTGCGCTGATCGTCGCCGGCATGTTCTTTTTCATCGTCAAAGACCTGCCCCGCATTCCCGAGCCCCTGAGCCGCATCATAGAGACCGAGCCCACCGAAATATTTGCGGCCACGGGGGAAAGAATCATGCTGATGGGCGGGCGCGAGGCCATCCCCTTGAACCGCGTTTCCCCGGACTTTATCAGGGCCATCCTGGCAACCGAGGATCACCGGTTTCCGGAGCACCACGGGGTCGACAAGCTCCGCACCCTCAAGGCCATGGCGATCACTCTGTTCGTACCGGGAAAGGTCCAGGGAGCTTCGACCATTACCCAGCAACTGGCTAAAAACCTGTTTTTCAGTTTCAAACGTTCTTACATGCGCAAGCTCCAGGAGTTGATGGTGGCTCTGCAAATAGAAGCCCGATACAGCAAAGACGACATCCTGGAAGCCTATGTCAATCAGATTCCCTTCGGCGTGGGGGCATACGGCATCGAGAATGCCGCCCAGACCTTTTTCGGGAAATCGGCATCCGACCTCAACCTGGAGGAGTCCGCACTTTTGGCAGGCATCCCTAAATCGCCCACGCGTTATAACCCGTATCACCACTTCGAACGCGCAAAAAAACGGCAGCGGGTGGTGCTTTCGAGGATGGTCGCCGTTAAATTTATTTCCCAACAGGATGCCGACCGCGCCTTCCGGGCCGACCTCCGACTCCGCCAGCGCCCTGCCAGGGCACGAACCGGAAGCTACTTTCTGGACACGGTGATCAAGCGGCTGGAAAAAACCTACGGACCGGAAGTCGTATTTCACGGGGGGCTTAAAGTCACAACCACGCTGGACCCCCAGATGCAGACGTGGGCCGCTCAATCCGTCCGGGATGGCCTGGAAAAGCTTGACGGCGCCATGGGTTTTGACGACGATTTTGAAGCAGTCGACCTGACGACCGAACAGCGTCCCCAGGGTGCACTGGTGGCGATACAGACCAATTCCGGTGCCGTCAAGGCACTGGTGGGCGGAAGGAACTACTCTCAGTCGGAATTCAATCGCGCCGTTCAAAACAACCGCCTTCCGGGTTCGGGATTCAAGCCGTTTCTCTACTACACCGCTTTTGAAAAGCTCGATTTGAATCCCGCCAGCGTATTCATAGACCGGCCGGTGAAAATTGCGCCGGCGGGCGCTCCTGTCTGGGTCCCCAAAAACTTCTCACGCGACTTTCAAGGGCCAATGATATTGAAGCAGGCCTTTTTGGATTCGGTCAACACCATCGCCGCCCAACTGGTGGAAAAGACCGGCCCGGAGGATGTCATCGCGACCGCCAGACGGTTCGGTATTAAAAGCCACCTCTCACCGGTTTACTCGGTGGCCCTGGGGACATCGGGTGTCAGCCCGCTGGAGATGGCGGCGGCTTATGCAACCCTCGCCACGGGCGGTGTCCGCCACGACCCGTTTTTTATCTGGCGGGTGGAGGACCCTTTTGGACAGGTATTGGAAGAAAAAATAGTGAGCGGTGAAAGATCGCTGGATCCATCCATCGCGTACCAGGTGGTGGACATGATGCGCGGTGTTGTGGATGACGGCACCGGCTCGGTGGTTCGGCGCCTGGGTTTTAAAATGCCGGCGGCAGGAAAAACAGGTACGACAAACCGTTACAAAGACGCCTGGTTTACCGGATTCACCCCCACGCTTTGTACTTCCGTGTGGGTGGGGTTCGACAGAAACATCGGATTGCGGGACAGCCGTAATATAGGCATTACCGGTGGACGGGGGGCGGCCCCCATATGGACCGAATTTATGAAGCTGTCCCTGGCCGACGAGCCGTCCCGGGAATTCAACATCCCCCGGGGCATCCACTTTGAAAGCGTCGACCCGATTACCGGGAAAAAAGCCGGCTACTACACCGAGAAGCCCGTGCGGGTTGCTTTGAGGAAGGGGCAAACCCTCGAAGGGGACCCCTTCGATCTTAATACACATTAAATTCTTTTTAATGATCTTTATCTTTTCCGGTTTATCCGGACTGGGGTTTATGTTTTAGGTTTTAAGTCGCAAAAGGCACAGCGCAGGCCTGTGAGCATCAAAAACCAAGAACCGATAGCCGCCTAAACCATAAAACGTAAAACCTAAAACTGAAGAATTGACCCATTGAGGCATCGATAGGCATGATCCACTTCCTTCGTCATTATACCGCACGGCTCTGGGCCAGCCTGATTTTGACTAGCCTGGCGGTACTCATAGGCTTCCCTGTGATCGGGGGGCAACAGGGTCCCTGGTTGGCTTTCTGGGCGGCCCTGGCAGGCTTTTTGGTGTTCTTTTTCCTGGTGGGCTGGATCGGCAATACCCTCGGCATACGGTGGATCGGCATTCTGATGCGTGAAGCCGGCATATGGGAGCGTGCCGGCAATTTCAGACGATCCGGAAAAATTTTAAAAAAGGCCGTCTCGATCTTCGACAGCTTTCTCATATCACCCGTGGCCCGGGAAGCATATTCCCGCGAGATCTCATCCCGCATGGCCCGCTCATACCTGTCCCAGCCTGAGCCGGGCCCGCAAGCCGAAGGGTTCGTCGTCGCCTACCTGCAGAGGCATCCGGAGGATGCCGAGGCCAGTGATATGTGGCTCGAAAAATCCGGCTCCCGTGGGAATCTGCCCGGAAAACACGAGGACCTGGTCTTTGCCTTGAGCGATGCCCAACCTGAAAACAAAGACCTTCAGCGTATGCTTGCCCATGCCTGTCTTCGGTCCGAACGCAGCGACTACCAGGCCATTAAAATCTACAAACGCATTATCGAAGACCCGGCACCCGGCGACCGCGGCATCGTCGACGACATCGCCTGGAGATTCTATCATGACCGCCGCACGGACCGCTTGGCCCTGCAGGCGTATCTGACGGCTTTCAAGGCCGACACGAATAAAAAGCGCCTTCTGGTAGGTATGGCCGCCTGCGTCGAACGCCTTGCGGTCGGTGACCGGACATCCCGTACGTATCAGGAAGCCGCAAAGCTGATTTCCAGGCTGGATGAAACCACGCTTGCCAAGATGCGGGCGAATTTTGCCCCGTCTCCTCCGCAAACCGCAGCCGCGCCCGATAAAAAAGAAGCGCTCAAAACGATTGCACGGACACTCCGCACGACCGCTTCCGCTCTGTCGGCCACCCTCATCTCGGCCCGCCGGGCCACGATCGGCGCCTATGCCTCCCTATACCACCATGTTAAGACCCACCGCCTGACACGGCCGGTATCGAAGTGGGCCGTCCTCGGTCTGGCCGGGGCCATCCTGGTCGTCCTGGTGATCAACACCGCCGGCCATTTGATCTCCTCCCAAAAGACGCTTCCTCCGCCGGAACCGAAACCGCCGGCGGCAATCGAGGTCACCGATCCCTTTACCCTGCAGGTGGCGGCCTATCTCAAGATGGAACATGCCGAAAAATTCGTCGCCACACTGAAAAGCATGGGGGAGGACGCCTACTACACCGAAGCCAGGAGTTCCAAATCCAACTGGTTTCAGGTGCGCATATCCCATTTCCCCACCAAAGAGGCGGCCCGCTCACACGGGGAGGCCCTCAAGTCCAAAGGCATCATCGATGACTTTTATGTGGCCAATTACCAGAAGCCCGGCCAGAAGTCCGAATAGATCCCCCGGGGTCGAGCCAGCGGCATCCGTCAGTGCGTGCAACCTGAGTGGAACGTTTCAAATCTTAAGAATGCTTAAAAAAACTTGGACGAATGCTATCTATTAGCACTCTTAAAATTTGAAGCGCGCAGATCAGGTGCCGTTTATTTCGCATTCATCCCTATTTTTTTCTTGAATTCATTCCGACCTGTAATGTAGAATACAGTGAATTCAGCACCATTTCAGATAGTTAATCTACCTTATAGACCCGGTGGTCATTGCGGTTCGTTTTTTTGCTCTAATAACATTCAGTTAGATCTAAAACGCACGACTATTTATGGGGAGTGGTTTCATTACCGCTTGTTGAACCGCGATGACGGGCGCAGTCGCTTTGAGCTTGCCGCGGGGAGCGTTCACCGCATCGTTGCAGCGTCGAGGTTCGATCAACCACCATCACAGCATTGAACCTGAACTGAGTGAAGTCAAGACAGCCAATGTATTCCTACCTAAAAACATATGGCTTTCCCTGCCTGCTTTTGACCTTTTTCATCTTTCTAAGTTGCGCTGTTCAACAGGATGTCCAGGTTAAAATAAAAAACGGCAAAAAATATGGCGTGGTCGAAGGCGCTTTCCGGCACCGCTGGTGGAACTATTACGAACGCGGCCTTTCCTTCGCCGCAGGGGAGTTCTGGGAAGACGCGGCTGCCGACCTGAGAAGGGCCGTCGAACAGAGAGATGCCGACCAGCGCATGGCCCGCACCTACGGGATGCACTTTGTCGATTATTTTCCCCACCGCGAGCTCGGTGTCGCCTATTTCCATCAGGAAAAGTACGATCAGGCCGAAAACGAACTCGAAACCTCCCTGGATATGGTGGACACGGGTAAAGCCAAGCACTATCTGAACCTGGTGCGCAAGAAAAAACTGGAGCTTTCCAAAGCGGATGCCGCACCGCCGTCCATCAGGCTGGAAGCGGCCGCTTTGCAGCGCGCATCCAACCGCTTTCGCTTCGAAATCAAGGGAGAGGTGGACGACGATTTTTACGCCCGTCGGATCACCATCAACGACGTACCCGAATTCATCGAGCTGTCCGCCAAGAAAATTCCCTTTACCAGAGAGATAAAGCTGAAAAAGGGGCTCAATGCAATCGATATTCGCTCCGCCGACCTGTTGGGCAAGACGACCGAAAAAACCATCGAAGTCTTCGGCGACTTTGAAGGACCCGCCCTGCAGCTGAAGAACGTCGCCGACGGCGACGAAGTAGCGCAAGCGACCCTTGTCCTCAGCGGCGCCCTTGCCGATGCCACCGGCATCACCGAACTGAGGGTCAACGACCGGGTGATCGCATACGACAAGGAAAAGGAGGTCGACTTCGCCCTGAATATCGACCTCGAACGAGGCGAAAATAAAATCCTGCTGGCGGCTGCCGACGCCGTTGGCAATGTCACCACAGGTGAGCTGAATCTTACCTATATGCCCCAGCTGGCAAACGAAATACGCCCCGGCCGCAATCGCTTCCTCGAGGCGTGCCGTGAGAGTCCCATCTTCCTGGCTTTTTCCGGAAACACGCTTTCTTCGCCTCCCGCCGGCATTATGTACGCAGCCGCTCAGTCAAAGGCCGCCTTTCGCCTCAACTTCAAAGACCTAACCGGGGAACAAACCGTCTACTACAACACCCTTTATGTCGACGGCACCGCGA
It includes:
- a CDS encoding PBP1A family penicillin-binding protein; this encodes MTKTTKILRILTTLFYLSAFTAGIGALIVAGMFFFIVKDLPRIPEPLSRIIETEPTEIFAATGERIMLMGGREAIPLNRVSPDFIRAILATEDHRFPEHHGVDKLRTLKAMAITLFVPGKVQGASTITQQLAKNLFFSFKRSYMRKLQELMVALQIEARYSKDDILEAYVNQIPFGVGAYGIENAAQTFFGKSASDLNLEESALLAGIPKSPTRYNPYHHFERAKKRQRVVLSRMVAVKFISQQDADRAFRADLRLRQRPARARTGSYFLDTVIKRLEKTYGPEVVFHGGLKVTTTLDPQMQTWAAQSVRDGLEKLDGAMGFDDDFEAVDLTTEQRPQGALVAIQTNSGAVKALVGGRNYSQSEFNRAVQNNRLPGSGFKPFLYYTAFEKLDLNPASVFIDRPVKIAPAGAPVWVPKNFSRDFQGPMILKQAFLDSVNTIAAQLVEKTGPEDVIATARRFGIKSHLSPVYSVALGTSGVSPLEMAAAYATLATGGVRHDPFFIWRVEDPFGQVLEEKIVSGERSLDPSIAYQVVDMMRGVVDDGTGSVVRRLGFKMPAAGKTGTTNRYKDAWFTGFTPTLCTSVWVGFDRNIGLRDSRNIGITGGRGAAPIWTEFMKLSLADEPSREFNIPRGIHFESVDPITGKKAGYYTEKPVRVALRKGQTLEGDPFDLNTH
- a CDS encoding SPOR domain-containing protein gives rise to the protein MIHFLRHYTARLWASLILTSLAVLIGFPVIGGQQGPWLAFWAALAGFLVFFFLVGWIGNTLGIRWIGILMREAGIWERAGNFRRSGKILKKAVSIFDSFLISPVAREAYSREISSRMARSYLSQPEPGPQAEGFVVAYLQRHPEDAEASDMWLEKSGSRGNLPGKHEDLVFALSDAQPENKDLQRMLAHACLRSERSDYQAIKIYKRIIEDPAPGDRGIVDDIAWRFYHDRRTDRLALQAYLTAFKADTNKKRLLVGMAACVERLAVGDRTSRTYQEAAKLISRLDETTLAKMRANFAPSPPQTAAAPDKKEALKTIARTLRTTASALSATLISARRATIGAYASLYHHVKTHRLTRPVSKWAVLGLAGAILVVLVINTAGHLISSQKTLPPPEPKPPAAIEVTDPFTLQVAAYLKMEHAEKFVATLKSMGEDAYYTEARSSKSNWFQVRISHFPTKEAARSHGEALKSKGIIDDFYVANYQKPGQKSE
- a CDS encoding CsgG/HfaB family protein, coding for MYSYLKTYGFPCLLLTFFIFLSCAVQQDVQVKIKNGKKYGVVEGAFRHRWWNYYERGLSFAAGEFWEDAAADLRRAVEQRDADQRMARTYGMHFVDYFPHRELGVAYFHQEKYDQAENELETSLDMVDTGKAKHYLNLVRKKKLELSKADAAPPSIRLEAAALQRASNRFRFEIKGEVDDDFYARRITINDVPEFIELSAKKIPFTREIKLKKGLNAIDIRSADLLGKTTEKTIEVFGDFEGPALQLKNVADGDEVAQATLVLSGALADATGITELRVNDRVIAYDKEKEVDFALNIDLERGENKILLAAADAVGNVTTGELNLTYMPQLANEIRPGRNRFLEACRESPIFLAFSGNTLSSPPAGIMYAAAQSKAAFRLNFKDLTGEQTVYYNTLYVDGTATGTYEIDSVAVNGEPLLIIPGRTVYFNQLLELKEGRNAITIEVTDVKGNIADKTAVVNYRVPNVQQIGSRMSLAVLPFQLKGDAGVASELVYDYLIDAFVDQERFHIVTRGDELEAVLREQRLSQTDLVDKKTAVRVGKLVAAEAVLMGTVLETGDAIEIFARLVNTESSSVLETKDVFGQDKALPQIQYLTNGLALKLKHSFPLIEGMVIKVSGNEIYADFGSFKHIKKEMRFIVFKQGEIIKHPVTGKVLGSDTKELGVATVVSVFQDMSIGKLIADFEVGDIQVQDLVITK